A window of Gossypium raimondii isolate GPD5lz chromosome 7, ASM2569854v1, whole genome shotgun sequence genomic DNA:
CCTCTTATGTCCAAATTAGTGCAACCAAATCAACCCAGTTTTATAGCTGGCAGGATGTCAATACATGGTTATTAGAATGGATTTCGAAAAAACGTAGGATGGGACTTTCTGGAATACACCTTGGTTGATGTATGCTTTTCACTGTCTTTTGGTCGTGTGTTGTATTCTTACAGCATCCTTTCAGGTACTGTACAATGGTGAGACTATGAAATCATTTCGGCCTGTTATGGCATTCATTAGGGGAACCCATTACCCCTATGTTATTTGTGCTATGCATGGAGGGACTGGGACACTTAACTGATCAAGAAGTTTGGTCCGAAAATTAGACTCCAGTGAAGTTAGTTTACATGTGTCTAATGATTTCACATTTTGATTTACAAGACGAACCTAACACAGTTAGTCATGTACTCGATATAAGGTGAATGCCGCAAGACTCAGGTTTATTTTTCGAAGAGTAGTTAGCTATTGGAATCAGTGATATACTAAGTTTCATGAGAGTGGATGATTTGAGGGTGTAGTTAGGCAGCTATTTATTCAATGGGCGTGCTACAATAAACACTTTACAGTTCATACTAGAAAAAGTGCGTAGAAAGCTCGATGATTGGGATACTAGGAAACTTTCCTTAGTTGGGTATGTCACTCTTGCTAAATTAGTTTTACAAGCAATTCCTAATTACTTCATGACTGCAGCTTTCATTCCCATGacaattttgccattaaatTGAACATCTAGCGCGTGGTTCTATTTACAAGAAAACTAGCATTAGTCAATCGAGACCATTGTTGCAAGCCAATTCTTCGTGGGGGCTAAGCTTACCAAATTTTCGTGATGAAAATAAAGTATTTCTGTTGAGACTTAGGTTTTATATTATCACTTATACATGAAAGTTTTAGGTTACTTAAAAGGTAAGTACAACGTACAAGTGTCACGTCTTGCATGTGAGTAACACATCATCAAATCTAGAATTGAATAAACTTGAAAAAACTACTTTAAAAATACGAAGAAAGACCGAATTTGTGTAGAATGTTTCGGAAGCTCTATAACTCTCCACCCttgtataacatttaataaggTTAGGTGAGAAGGTTCTAGAATGTGATATTGACCATCCATTAGGATCAATTGTAATCATTGGATCATTTGAGACTTGCCTATATAAGTAGAGACTCCCCTCACTTGTTTGTATGTTCAAGCTAGCTTTGAGTAATATAAATATTTCCACCAGTGTCAAGGCCTCTCCCAAGTGAAAATCAaatgctaatttaggcttgttGACGAAAGAATCGAATCTAAGGTTGAACGGTACTGGAGCTAAAGTCTCGGCACGTGACACAATGATTATCTTCTCTTTCCTAAATTTAAAGCATTAAACAATAATGTATTCAAAGAGATTCCTCGCATTCactaacaaaattatttaaataaaaattctttagTTTTAGAAATTATGAAGGcataagatttaaaattttttaaagagaaaaacTAGAATTAGCgatataataaaattaccttttaCCATACAATTGCAATCATCACCAAACCATTAGTCGAGTGATGAAGAGATGCCCAGTTTCTCATTAAGAAAACCGTGAGTAAATTGTTTTGAAACTAGAAAATTCTTACCACTCCTTTCTActaaaatatacaataaatatggTTAGATTTTTAAACATATACAAAATTTCAGGGAGTTAGCATGTTTGATACACGCATCAGCCCCTTCCATTACTTCTGTGCAAGAGTGAAAAAGTTTTTGCATGAAATAATTTCCATCTCTTAACAATTTCCAAATAtagatatattattacttttatatttaaatgatcgaaataaaattttattaactataTCATAAACAtgtaatataaaagaaaagcaTAAGCATTAAAGTTTTTTCCtgcaattaattgttttatattaattataagaCACTAAACATTCCAaggtagaccataaaataataaattaatataaaattaataagagTAGTAAGGAGGTTTCTTTACAataaaaaatgtgaatttggttAAAGTTGGtgcatttatataaaaattaaaacaacaattttaatcctcatataaaattgttaataattttttatgagtGACAAGAATATTTTATTGTAGACATGAGAGTGTAGATTCGATCCAAACAACCTCATCTCATtccattattaaaaaataaaaataaaattcaaataaacttaaacgataatttaacatattattttgtttcagatgtataaaaatggttaatgaaaatttaacatattattaacCCTTCAATTAATGTGTCACCTCACTTTTTCATTAAGGCTGTAACGGTAATTAACGgatgagtgaccaaaacgtaatAAGTTAATAActttagtgactaaaatataacttttcataaattagtgaaaaaattCTCCGAAATTTAGTacattttatagtttacccattaAATTATTACATTGTGAATTTAATGGTCTGAATTTTATATAgcttaaaattcaatttaaaatgactgtaattaataattataaattaaattatcacattttatatttagaattctattcaatttaaagctaaattttatgtaaacacttattaatttaaaattattaaatacttTATCACATTATGTATTGAATGCTTAGAAttgtattcaaattaaaataagataaaattaactatctaaatgtGCAATTATGGCAATGTaatatttttcgtaaaatattttaacgatTTCTAAATTCGtgtgcttttatatatattattgatataaattttataatagttttaaaGGTTTTCTGGGTGGGTTTACGTTTGCCGTCTTTTATTTCTATAGTAGGTAGGCCTGAACAGCCTTTCACGTTTAATGGACTTTTCAGTAAATGGCCTTCAAAACTTTCAAATGGGCCCAATTAGTTTCTCAGCCGGTTAAAAAAAGTGTAGATAGGTCTAATTTCGCTCTCAATCACCCTACTTTTACGAAATCCATTTAAATtgccatatttttattttaagaataataagcaatatgatttaaaaaaagtttacttataagtttggtttcaatatttttattttaagaataataCACAGTCaccataattttagaaaatatttttaaattgcaattttaaatagactaaatatcaaatatgtGAAGAGTATAGGGATATGGACagaattaaacctaaatagaaaaactaaatgtATCTCTTCAGCtataaaatgactaatttaacCTTCACAAATTTAGAAGAGAATTTCAGGAAGGCGGTTAAACCCCAGAGCATACCTGAAAACGGCGCCGCGCTTAGGGTTTTTGAGTCTACTTCTTCTCTTTGGTTTGaaagttcatttttttttctttcttttttgattcTTAAAAATCCCAAATCGTTCTCTCCTTCGTTTCGATTgttaaagaaaggaaaacaagaAAGGAATGGCGAGTTCTATAGCTTCTCAGCTACAGGCTATCAAAACGTTTATTCAAGTTGAGAATGAACCTCAAAAGCGTCCTTTAACTCGCCCTTCCATTTTGTTTAACCCCAAAGAAGCTGctgatattgatattgatacTATTCTGGACATTGCACTGTCAGGTTAGTTCCCGCTTTGTAATTCTTATTTCTTTCAACGAAGGTTGTTGATAtgatatgttttgttaaaaaataattgtttcatGCTGTGTTTAGGGCTAGAGATTCTAGTAGGCGTGGACGAAAGGTTTAGAAACTGCAAGAATGATTTGTTCAATCTCAAGAGTAAAGAATTGGATAGAGAATTGATGGGAGTAgatgaaaataatcaaattaatgcCTCGATAAGTTCGTATTTGCGGTTACTATCAGGACATCTTCAACTTCCTGCCTCTCTTAAAACACTTGAGTACTTGATACGTCGATACAAGTAAGTATTAGTTTTCTCCTTCTGTgataatgttttgtttttagtttttcaccttttgtgataatgttttgttttttaaatgttgatttttagttattattgttatgTTTTTTCTGTTGTACataatgtttaattgattggCGTTGGCATTTACAGGATTCATGTTTACAATGTTGAGGATTTGGTTTTATGTGTGCTTCCATACCATGACACGCATGCATTTGTTCGAATAGTTCAGTTAATCAACACAGGGTAAGGAAAATGTGGAGTTTCTCTTTTTATCATCCCTTGGTTATCACGAATAGTTGTTTGTAAATGGTGGGTTGTTTTTCTTGATTGGTACAGGAATAGTAAATGGAAATTTTTGGATGGTGTTAAAGCCTCTGGTGCACCGCCTCCTAGGTCTGTTATAGTGCAACAATGTATTCGAGATATGGGAGTTTTGGAGGCCTTGTGCAACTATGTAAGTTACTGTTTGtataaaatggtaaattggTTGCTATCGCCTGGTGATTCTCATATGAGTTACTATCTGCTGTAGGCATCTCCGACAAAGAAATTTCAGGCATCAAGACCAGTGGTTAGCTTTTGCACTGCAGTTATTGTTGAAGTTTTGGGTTGTGTTGCAACAATTGACAGTGACATTGTGAAGAGAATCCATCCGTTTGTAGCTTCTGGTCTTCAATTTGGTGTAAAAGGAGGTTCTGATCACAAGGTATTTTAAAGGCATAAGTGTGATAATTTGGAAATTGTTTTTACTATtccttctattttgttttatggtTTTTGTCCCACGATATTTAGTTTGCTGATTTGAAGATGTAGTTAGATTGaattatatacaatttttaTGTAGGCCGGTGCTTTGATGATTGTTGGATTACTAGCAAATAAAGTGGCATTGGCTCCTAAACTTGTAAATAGTTTGATTCGAACAGTTGCTGAGGTTGCTAGGGAAGATGTAAAAGAGTCAACTGATTTGCAATGGTTTCGGTTGGCCCTTATGGCTTTGATAAATCTTGTTCAGGTAACAGCATCCTGCTCTTGCCAAATATGTAATTTGCAAAAAACAATTTCATCCTGAAATCCTGTTCTTTATGAgttaataatttcaatcattCTCTGTTGGTGTGGTTTTGGCATTTTTCGTTTGAGGTTCACATGCATATCATTTGTGAATTTGATTTCCATATTTTTACTATGTTTACATGTTTGACAAGGGAGCTTTGTGTCAGTTTCAACCATTTACATGTTTCAAGTTTCAACCATTtacatgtaaaaaatatattagcTTGATCTATATTTTCATTCGGTCGGTGTTTTAGCCATACTATCTCTGTTAAATTACTAACTTGAGATGACGCTTATTACctactcttttcttttaatggATCCTTTTATATGATTAAAGGGCCGTTTTGAATAGGTGCTCAATGTGCCTTTCTTACAAAATGATTCTAGTTGGAGTCACTCAAATTGAGAATCTAGTCATCCTGCAATAAATGTTAGGTTCTATTTTTATCAGTCCagtttcaatttttcttaatttagtttgTGTAAATTTTGCAGTCACAGTCTGTTGATGTATTCCCAAAGAAGGCTTTGGAAGCTTTGAGGGATATCAAGTAACTCCTTGTTTCTTTGAACATTGTTTAGAAATTTAATGCAGTACTGCAAGTCTTTGTCACCAGGTTCAATTGTAATTTACTAGGTTTTTTGCATGCTTTGAAAGGGATATTGGTGCTGTTCTTCTGGAACTATCCAAGGAATTTAACATCGATAGATTCCTTGCCATACTGTTGGAAGCTCTGGTTGATCAAAGGTGTGAAGCTGATTAGTTTTTGCTACTTGTCCTGCTTTTTTGCATACTTGCTGCTTCTAAGCTGTTTTTTGTTTATTGCAGTTCTTCTGATGACTCATATCATCTTGCTTTAATATCAGTAATAGATTCAGTTCCTCTGAGGAATTTAGTGGATCCTATTGTCTCGAAGATTCTACTAACCTGCATGAAATTATCTGAGAGGGATGGCAAATTGGTATCTTCTGAATCAGGTATGTCTTATACTTtatcaacatttttctttcactttaaattttgtttcataGGTGCTCAGGGtactatttatttactttgatatctttatttttattacttttggtCTTCGTTGGCTAACTGTCTATTGTAggcatacttttttttttccactgATGCTAATTATGTCCTATTTCTTGATCTTCtgtgaaatatttttcagtAACCTGGGCCAAGAATGTTTTAGCTACTATTAAGAAGAATTATCCATCACAATTTCATGGAGCTGTTCACAAGTTCCTAGAGGTTAGTTTGACTATGACTCCATATCTTTGcttgtttttatctttttcatgcttttggtcttatgtttttgttttggtcttTACTTATTCTAATAGGATGCCAAAGTACAATCCAAGAAAGAAGACACTGTATGTGAGTTCTTGAGTAAAATATTGGACGGGAATTTAGATTTATCAATAGCCTTCTCAGAGTCCAAAATCTGGTTTGCATCACACCATCCTAAGGTATTATTTAGCATCACATTATTAGGACTTTTTGAATATACATTCAAGGCTTCTTATGCTGTGGTGCTATGACGTAGCCCGAGGTTCGACGTGCTACATTTTCAGGGCTTAACCGATCTGCTATTGTTAAAATGAAGTCTCTTGATGCACAGGTAATTCCTTTGCATTATACATGTAGTTTTGGTTTCTGCATTGTTACTTATTTGCTGCTTCAAGCCTTTAGTTTGATCTGATAATGTTGTCTCTGGTGCTTGAATAATTCACTCTTTCTTTTCAGGACGATACTTCTAATGTTTTTAAGTTACTTCGTTGTTGCTTTACTCTCCTGAATTTCTTTGGATATGGTGTTTTTTAATTCCTTCTTGCAGCAAATGACTTCGATTCTTTGCATTATTTGTGTTTCCTTCTTTCTATTTTCACagatgacattttcttctcctttttgtGCTTTTTCTTAAGTAAATGGTAGTGGCCCACTTTTCTCCCTTGTACCTGTTCTATTCTTTTAGTATGACATTGGTGTAGCAGTCTTATTAAGATCGGTTGGCAAGTAAATTGGCTCTTTTTGGAAGAAGATATTTTTGTGTGTATGTTTACTATATAAATTAGGTGCATTAGATTATCTCATTTCTCGACTGATGTTTGTCCCATGATTCTGTTGGCAGAGGCTTGTAGCCGTTAAAGATGCTGTATTGCGCCAGCTTCATGATGATGATTTAACAGTAGTTCAAGCTGCTCTGTCTGTGGATGGATTGACTGAAGTAGTTAGTCCTTTGGATCTTCTTGAAGCATTACGTGATGTGCTTAAGAAATGTCTAAGTTTTCTGACATTAGGTCAGtaagttgaattttgaaatcttaacTGTCTCCGCTACTGCCTCTAAACTTCCTGGAGAAACAGAGGAGTATAGGTTCTTCATTGGTTTTTCTGTATTATTCCTATTTACATCTGTTGccaaacaaaagagaaaataaacaaGTTGAGAAAATACTTACTTTCCTTCTGATTCTGCAGTGGGCTTGATTAGCACTGcgtagtgatttttttttatttgattagaGAGTGAGTTTTTTAACTGATATTGGTATATGGCGGATGCTCTATGGTTGACCTAAGGAGATTATCAGGCATTTAAAAATTGGACACTCTTGTAACAGAAGTTCTTGAGTGAAGTCCCTCTTAGGTTTATCTTTCTTGCACGTGAATTAAATGAGGTCATGTTAGATAAAAAGCAGTGGTAATAGTTTCTGTCTACTGCCTAGGATTTGTTCAATTGAATTTATGAGATAGTGAGGGTTCAGCACACCAGAGTTGCAATGGCTTTGTTTTTCATGATTTATGTTCTTCATTTTCAGGTTCGTCAGTTAACTCTACTTTGTCTTGTGATGTTGCTGTTTCATTCCTAAAGATTGCCATGCTCAGCTTCCATGATCAGATAGATTATTTGAAAGAAGTTGCTTCCATGATATTCTCACTACTACTAATTTTGCCAGAGGTgcttttattacttaatttctTAAGGTGCCCTATTGGGACCTATTAAGCCATACTTCTGTTCTTAATtgatatgtaataaatttaCCTGTGTGCAGACTCATAGGTTGAGCTTGAAGGTTTTGGATTTGGCCAAGACAATAAAATGGCCATTTTTCCAGACACTTGCAGCTGCATCTGGGGAGGAAGTGGTGAGtcttccctttcttttcttcttccttttatgAAGAAACACGGGCCTTTTGGCTGTAAGAGTGTTATTGGCTGCCATTTTTGTGTCTGTAACTTTTAATTGTATGTTAAGCATCCATCCTAAAACCTATTGGTGATAAGATCACAAGAATATAATTTGGCTGATGAATGGGTATTGAGTTTTGGATTTGTGTTTTATTTGGTCATATCTTGACTTAAGATTGAATTTTGGAACTGGAACAATCTCTCTCTAATGGCCTGTAAAGGCCTCATTCTATATGAAATTGCCATGTATTTTGGCCTTGGGGGATCAATAgctgtcaaaattttagaggtAGCAGTAACATTTGATTTAGGTGAAAGTCTAAGGTTGTAGTCTACTTGTTTTTCACTTTAAATTTCAGTTACTAATTGTATTTGTTCACCTATTAGGTTCTGTGTGTGCTGAATAACTttgaaattgtaaaagttgCAGAAATTACTGTCAGGATCCTCTGTTGATGTGGAGGCTGTTGGCAGATTTGAGAAGAAAATGCAGAAGCGTGGCACTGTATCTACAGTTAATATGGAAATTGTTAGATTTCTATCGGAAGAGTTCTTGATGCAACCTACTGAGTATATGCCTTGGCTTACCAGAAGTTGCGACAACTTTAAATCATCAAAGACCCTTCTCTTTTTGGTTCTGATGCAGTCATTTTCTATGTCGATAGACGGTATGTTTCTTTACTGTTTTGGTGGAATGCATGAGTCTTGGGATTTCTGCTTTTATGCTAACATTTCAGTTTTACTATATTATCGATAACTTAATGTGCAACTTTTTGATACTTCTTTATTCTATTAAATATGTCTGCTTTTGGTGGGTGATTTAATGTAAAATTGATTTGTTAGTGAAGAAActttgtaattttgttaaacTCTTCGCTTCATATATCTCATGATAATTTACCTGAAGTTTTCTTTTGCCTTGCTGTTGCTTTTTGCACCTATACTAAGTGTTTGTTCTGTATGTTTTTATCTATTAGATGGAAAATTTTTGGTACTTTTTGATGCTTGCTTTCCGGTTCTGAAGTCTCAGTGGGAAGCTTTTGGGTCTACACTTGGCAACTCTCTACATGAGGTTGAAGTCAATTTTTCTGTTATTATTTGGTGTTAAATTGctctttactttttttgttcaaattattcaatttttcttcttttgttttgtcAGTTCAATGAAGAGATGCTTGATTGGGATTGCAAAAAGTTTCTAGATCAGCTTTTTGTTGCTGATGTTGATACAGTAAATAAGAATATTCTTATATGCCTATTCTGGAGGTTACTTGATTCAGCAGTCAATGCTGAATTCTTTCTGGTTGGTgatagttttctttctttctgttGCTGTTTTGCTGGTTGTGTTGCGTCACCCtgaccttttcttttctctatagGATGACAATGAGAATGGTATTACCCGAGTTCAGGATTTTTTCATCTTTGTAGCCGGTTCTAGTTTGAAGGATGCATTCAAGAAACACCTTCAAGAGCTTGTTGAGAAGCATCTACATGACTTCCTTACAAAGTGCAAAGTTTCACCTGTTCGATTTCTGTCTAGGTTTTATACAGCAGAAGGTGTTTTTCTGGTTTCCCCTTGttctttttctgttttcaaGGGTGATATGCATTTATCCTTGCAAAGTTACAATGTAAAATGAATTTGAAGAGACTGTTGCTTAAGCTTATGTCTGTCGTTGATTTTGCAGAAGTTCCTGCTGCAGTTCAAGTAGAGAGCCTTCAttgtttctcatttctttgtTCTCAGCTAAATGATAGACTACCATTTGAACTTTTGGCTGAATTTCCCTCGCTTCTTCTTCCACTCACCAGTGACAGTCAGGTTTCaccagttttcaaaatttttaaatgctGGCTTGTCTTAGGAGCTCACGATGGtctcccttttcttttgagTTCTTCCTTGTGTATAAATATGTGAGATCCTGTTTTCAGGCTACTAGGATTGCTGCCATGGACTGTTTTGAAAAGCTATATAAATTGTGGTGTCAAGTGGACTTCTCCAGCAAGAAAAATGGTATGAtggatgatatttttatttcatatggTTATGTTTATTCacctttttatttaaactataaCTGGAATTGGATTATTAACAGGAAATACTGCAATTTGGAGCCATTTTCTTGATGAACTTTTGGGCTTGATGGTTCAGCAAAAGAGGCTTATATTATCTGACAAGAATTTCCTCCCTTCTTTCTTGACATGTTTGCTTGGCTCGTCTTGTGAGAGCATTTTGGTTTCTCCAAACATTGAGCAAAGGTATTGACATGCTTTGTTTCTtctctaatataatttattgcTGGGCATTTACAATAATTAGAGCCTAATCATTGTACGACTTGAAATAGCTTCACTTATTCACTAAAAAGGATGTTCCTTTAGTTTATTTCCCCCAGTGGAGTGAACAGTTTGCTTTGTAAATGTAATCTTCGATTGCTACATGTACTTGCATCTATTGTGTTCAATAGATCTGGTAGAACAATGtcatgatatatgaaattgagtttTATGTTGTCATTAGCTAACTTGTTCTGCGCTATTCATAACATATGATTGTTTCCATGCGTTAAATTGTATAATGAGGCTGTgctgtttttaataatatatttttctctttaaatattctatttcaGATTTACTAAATCTACAAAGGAGAAAATTCTGGCTTTCATATTAAGTTCTGCTCTAAATCTCTCTGAATCTGGAAAGGTTTGCCCTTTTAGCTGTTCCCTATTTTTCCTCCCTGTTTAAGTGATATTATTTCAGGgattattgttattttcatgTGTGACTAGTGataatgacttgaaaattttttattggtttgatCTTGTTGGCAGCTAAAGGTTTTATCTTTGCTCAAAGGATTAGGGAATGCTATTCTGCATGTTAAAGAGATTGAGGCATTATTATCTCTGCTTCTGAGAAAACGAAGTCAATGCTATTTTGACCTGGAAAACTCATCCCTCAAATTGTCAGAAGCTGAAATTATGATCCTGTGCTTGCTTTTGGAGGTAAGGTTTTAGTTGGTTTGTCTCATATGGCTTTAAGATAGGCATGCATCTCtgtattttttatcattaaattttagtatGATTTTATGATCATAGCTGTTCAATGATGATTTTGTCCTCTGCTTGTCCTAGATGTGTATTTTGCCCTCGTCTCTTGGTGGACAGTTTTCTGAACATGTGTTCAAGGCATTGCAAGTATGAACCTCCTCTCAACTTGTATCTATGTACTAGGATTTCAGGACTTAATCCTAAGCTTTTATGTTTCTTGTTTCAGTTGGATTCTAAGTCTCCAGAAGACCCTGCCATTAAAGAACCCTGTATTACTGTTTTACAAAAGCTGAACAGTCAATTCTACAGTGGCTTGACAAATGAGACACAGGTTATTATTATCAACTTCTATTACTTTTCTGGGATGCATTACtttaaatttcaatgttttacCTAGTTAATGAATTGAAATAGGATGTTGTAAGGGGGAAAAAGGacaaatatatatgttcttGTGCCGTGACCAGACAAGCCTGAGGGATTGTATTACATGTCAAGTGGAAGTGTTCCTGCAGATTTTAGATTGATAAATTGAACTTGGGAAATGCTGTGTGTGTACATTCTGATCACTGATGGATAAAGCTTGGATTGTTTGCTTATCCTTGAAAAGTTTTTCATACACGATCATTATCGATCTCTTTGTGCAATTAGTTGTAGCTAATCCTGTACGGTTTTGGGTCTTTGTCCCTGATGTGAAAATGATACTTGCCCTTCGTTTGTTCTTTTGGTTGATTGTGTCTACTTAGGGCGGATGGTTGTGGTTGATACTTGATATATTTCTATAGAGTGGATGGTTATCTATATAATTTACATAGGGTAGATGTTTATTATCAATCTGTTTGTGTGATGGCTGATGGCTGTTATTGATCATTTCAATACAATACTAGATTGCAAAGTTCATCTTGGGTGAAtggtttttcattaattttcttttatttgttctGTCAGGGTCAAATGTTTCGACAGCTAGTGCTTTTGTTTCACAACAGTAATAGTGATATTCATAGTGCAACCAGAGATGCATTGCTGCGTTTAACTGTTTGTTCCTCTCTCCCTCCTTTACAATTGcactttcctttctcttttgatgaatcatataaatatttcttGAATAGTATGTATAGTTAGTGCCAGTGTATTTGCTCTTCTAAGCTCTtagttcatattttattaatcttgaagttgtttaaaaatataggaTGAACTAGTACTAAATTTTGCACATCTGTCAGATTTATGTTTGGAAAAGATTTTAGAAGTTTTCTACAGTTTGTCCTATGCTTGATGCAATTTACGTGCAATAAGTTCTTGGTTTTGCACGGCGACCATGATTTACATCAGTAGTACAGtgataaaggaccaaaatgaaccTGAATGTGTTTTTAGTTGTTTGAAGatgttttggttaaaatatcATGTAATTTGAAACTTTTCATGACACCAAGATCAGGGTGTGATAAATTTATCTCCATGCTGTAGCTTTTACATTAGAGAATAGGTTCCTCTGGGAGTTGTTTTGTTGTATAAAGGCAACTGTGATAATTAGCTGCATTCTTCTGGATGTCATAGATTGCTTCGTCTACAGTAGGTGAGATGCTTGATCTTGTATTTAAGGAGGATCCAGTCGCAATTGTTTCAGCTgatgga
This region includes:
- the LOC105785338 gene encoding uncharacterized protein At3g06530 isoform X1, producing MASSIASQLQAIKTFIQVENEPQKRPLTRPSILFNPKEAADIDIDTILDIALSGLEILVGVDERFRNCKNDLFNLKSKELDRELMGVDENNQINASISSYLRLLSGHLQLPASLKTLEYLIRRYKIHVYNVEDLVLCVLPYHDTHAFVRIVQLINTGNSKWKFLDGVKASGAPPPRSVIVQQCIRDMGVLEALCNYASPTKKFQASRPVVSFCTAVIVEVLGCVATIDSDIVKRIHPFVASGLQFGVKGGSDHKAGALMIVGLLANKVALAPKLVNSLIRTVAEVAREDVKESTDLQWFRLALMALINLVQSQSVDVFPKKALEALRDIKDIGAVLLELSKEFNIDRFLAILLEALVDQSSSDDSYHLALISVIDSVPLRNLVDPIVSKILLTCMKLSERDGKLVSSESVTWAKNVLATIKKNYPSQFHGAVHKFLEDAKVQSKKEDTVCEFLSKILDGNLDLSIAFSESKIWFASHHPKPEVRRATFSGLNRSAIVKMKSLDAQRLVAVKDAVLRQLHDDDLTVVQAALSVDGLTEVVSPLDLLEALRDVLKKCLSFLTLGSSVNSTLSCDVAVSFLKIAMLSFHDQIDYLKEVASMIFSLLLILPETHRLSLKVLDLAKTIKWPFFQTLAAASGEEVLQKLLSGSSVDVEAVGRFEKKMQKRGTVSTVNMEIVRFLSEEFLMQPTEYMPWLTRSCDNFKSSKTLLFLVLMQSFSMSIDDGKFLVLFDACFPVLKSQWEAFGSTLGNSLHEFNEEMLDWDCKKFLDQLFVADVDTVNKNILICLFWRLLDSAVNAEFFLDDNENGITRVQDFFIFVAGSSLKDAFKKHLQELVEKHLHDFLTKCKVSPVRFLSRFYTAEEVPAAVQVESLHCFSFLCSQLNDRLPFELLAEFPSLLLPLTSDSQATRIAAMDCFEKLYKLWCQVDFSSKKNGNTAIWSHFLDELLGLMVQQKRLILSDKNFLPSFLTCLLGSSCESILVSPNIEQRFTKSTKEKILAFILSSALNLSESGKLKVLSLLKGLGNAILHVKEIEALLSLLLRKRSQCYFDLENSSLKLSEAEIMILCLLLEMCILPSSLGGQFSEHVFKALQLDSKSPEDPAIKEPCITVLQKLNSQFYSGLTNETQGQMFRQLVLLFHNSNSDIHSATRDALLRLTIASSTVGEMLDLVFKEDPVAIVSADGKKKKKSAANPKPGYDLVFKGEQTLYFLSSLLDVLLLKKDISNRQFLVGPLFKLIRKAFSDEWVHRVLAQDGSWIQTSGVPQSKSTVIVYVQKTLLLILDDIFASFMDGSSPLKDGIMDKIDVKLLVDCARLTTDGVTRNHVFTLLSTISKLVPNRILEHILDILMVIGESAVSQIDSHSQHVFEDLISAVVPCWLSKTNNTENLLRVFVNILPEIADHRRLSIVAFLLRILGEIDSLASLFVLLFRSLVSRKGLSCLTDTFASDSFLYSAHQDWEYAFAIQICGQYSCRVWLPSLLKVLQVMRPNDLTQEVFMQFFFAMHFVLYKLQDPEFALKLESRENSDSIQRKLGELVEQVVFLSQVVDARRKQIGIPVGSWKEFKACVHAILKTITMSMMPSTCFECITKLLGNADNTVRKKALEILCETLKDHVSVKSKRKEKRDLDPNSNSYELHLDDTALEYFQKMCAEIVQIVDDSIDESNVSLKLAALSTLDILAQRFSSNHSVFGMCLASVMKGISSDNMAVSSSCLKTTGTLVNVLGPKALAELPCMMENVIRKSRGISVSSNLESRSDESTSILLSILITLEAVVEKLGGFLNPYLGDIIELMVLHPAYVSASDLKLKTRADLVRKLLTDKIPVRLTFQPLLKIYLGAVKSGDSSLVIAFQMLADLVSKMDRTSVSGFYGKIFDQCMVALDLRRQHPVTVQTIDAVEKSVINAIVSLTMKLTENMFKPLFAKSIEWAETEFQDVAGSGTMNIDRAISFYSLVNKLVENHRSLFVPYFKYLVKSCVQLLSDSADKASDLVRKKKKAKVQEDGNIVNGGVSLKSWHLRALILSSLHKCFLHDTGRQKFLDSSNFQVLLKPIVSQLVIEPPTSVEEQIDVPSLKEVDDLLVVCIGQMAVTAGTDLLWKPLNHEVLMQTRSEKMRARVLGLRIVREFLEKLKEEYLVLLPETIPFLGELLEDVELPVKSLAQDILKEMETMSGENLREYL